AGAGCCCATAACAGAAAAACTAGTTTGCGACCATCAGACCTAAGTGGCAGAACTGCAATTTGCCCGCCAGGCTACAAGCCTGATTCTCTAACTCAGGggtgtgtcaaactcatttcagttcaggggccacacagccagtttgatctcaagtgggctggAGCAATAACACAAGTGCGACATATCATACAGTAGATCAGgttgctagtcaatcatctcgAGGTAGATGACGTCATGTATATCAGGAGCATTGATTTCAAATGGCCAGCAAAAAACATAAATTCATCCTGAATTATTGAAAACCTGAAGTCTCAGACACGGGCAGCACCTTTGTAATGGAAGATTTTTTTGacattctttgtttttcttttctctacaagtctggggccgtACAAACCCATCTAACGGGCCACATACCgcccccgggccttatgtttgacgtCGCTGCTCAACATCTTGCTCATGAGTACTTGCCCATGACCAATAATTGATGCAGTCGGCTCCTCTGGCACGCTCCTAAAACTGCATTGTTTTTCCCTCCAAATGCTCCAACCATggtcgtgcggtgccaatcactgccagtcattaggcATATTAATTAGCCACATACAACgggtggagcattcggaggggaaaacaagcaatttcatgggcgTGCCCAGAGATGCCGACTGGGTCAATAATGGGGATGACAAGGGTGACTGATGATGCTGACAGCTTACCTCGCTACCGTGTCCCAACAGCCTCAGCTCCTCCATACAGTGCCGGGCGAGGTTCCGCAGGGTTCCTTCGGCCAGCAGTAAGTTCTCGTGCATCTCGCACACCATGGTGAAGGCCAGGTTCTGCACACCGAGCCACAGCGCCGTGTGTTCGGCGGGGAACGGCTCGCCGGCGGTGAGACGCAGCACTCCAAAGTCGGCCTCGCCCAGGGCCACCGCCTCCTCTCCCAGAACGCACTCCACACACGGGCTGCCCGCCGCGTCCCGATGCAGAGATATCGCCGTCCGCACACGCCTAAAGGGGTTGCAAGCAAAGATGGAAAAGTTATCTGATCAAATCAACAAGAACAACAGACAGCCCCGAATACCTATTGCATATTGCCATTAGGATGTCCTTTGTAGCAGTGTGTCGCATTTAGATGCCCAATGTTTGGGGGATCTCTTGGTTTAgaccccaaccaggggtacatgtaggcctaccagtggtACCACTAGGGATACGCGAACAGTGAACAAATATccgggggtacgtggaaaaatttaATAACGAATATATGGggagtcacattgggatagaggaaatttaaatagagcatgagtgaggggattCCTCCTCGTAAACATGAAATAATGgcttagggcagggctattcaattagaatttcatgtGGGCCACATTtagaaaccaagaactgcagtcgggccgcatattttcagacatcacgaccactgaaatgacacttaaaatcagtagtccacaaacaaattttaaacatgtccCTCTAACCTAacacttaaccacattgaatgtgaatgtataagacaagcagaagaatcacaagcaaataatgtgttgtactgcagtaacaaaactgaaatgtatactgcttcagttgggggccttgcctgggccgcatgtggactgcatctgggccgcatgtggcccccgggcctccaattgaatagccctggcttaGGGGGTGCCTACGCAGGACactagaaaaggttgggaaacactagttTAGACTATCCTAGGTGAGTTATGTCAGTCTATAGCCTATAAACAATCCTGAGCCTGATGAAAAAATTATTCAAATTATATCCTGCTTTGTGTCTTTATGAAACGTGCTATATTGAAGTCCTATGGATATGCACAGCATATAATAATGGCTTTGTATTTGTAACTTTAAAGTAAAGTGTATAATAGCGCTTGCATGGGAAGCTTAGGTTACCGAGCCAAAGCTAGATGTCTCTCCTTCTGAAGGAGGCGTCTCCTCTCCGGGTCAGTCTCCGAGTTGTCCTCCGGTCCAAACACCCGGGAGTAGAGCACGCGAGAACCCCCAGCTGACAGTGCGTTCACCGAACACACTGTGTGAATAAGGAAAGAGTACACCATGTCTCCTGcaaaaacacaaaatacattGTGGCTGCATCTCAAATGGCGCaccgggcactatgtttcagtgcgaaACTAATActgcatgcgcactgaaacatgaacactgaagtgcacaagtgcaccatttgagattcagcctgtcTTTCAGAGCAAAATTCAAGTCATCAGCAAACCTACAACATAAACAAAGTATCTATCTACCGGTGCCAAAAGCACGGTATTTAGCCTACTCAAGACACTTGCATGTAACTAGCAGGAGAATAACACCAGTTCTATAATGTTTTTGCATAATTTCACATGGTAGATATTTGATAAATACAGAAAACAATCAATGCAAACACACCACCTTTCCAGAGGACCGCATGCACTTCCGTGTTTTTTCACGTGACAGCAGGATAGGAATTTGCAAGTAAGTGCATCTCCCATTAAAATCAATAGGTGGCAGTGTTTCACAAAAAATATGAGTTACCCTCTATTCCAATTGTGATAACCCAAATACATTTCAGACACGCACATGGCTGCTTTTTCATTAATAGGCCTATGGTGTAACAGCAACATTTCCTCTAGTTTCATTCACTGCCTCCACGGTtgttaggcctacagtttgctCAACGGTCAGTTTCCTACAGACCAAAAGGCTCTGGCCTTAAAACCACTCAGTTTAGAAAAACAGTTGGGGCCTGTATCTGTGGGGGTTGTGTTGGCACTGTGAATTTGTGGCATCATAgatctgtctctgcctgtgtgaAGGCCAGTTTCAGTCTGCCATTATCATGGCACTGATATAGCTGTAACTGGCCAACTGAATTAAGGAACAGCGCCGGTCACTACAGTGGCATGCTAATGACTCACTTGTTGGCTTTGGCAGAGTTCCGTAGAGTCAGCACGAGGCACTATGCTTTGCCATGTAATTGCAGCTTGTAGGCTATACAGTTAGTAGGCTATACAggcttgtaggctatacaacCTACAGTTTTCCACATAATTTGTTCTTTGTTTTAAACATGATAAAGACAGCTGTAAATTGACTGGGACTGTCTGGATGTATAGTTCAGTCCGGGTTGAATTAAGGAGAGGCAGACTGTAAAGAGAGGGAGATTGTAAATGTCACCCTGGACACCATATACTATATATTGTAGGTATAGCATAGGTTGAAACATGGTACTGGGAATGTATTAGCCCAGTAGATGGTTAATTACAATtacagtactcactcacacattgatgacacacacatctcccaagctctcaagtgctctctctctctctctctctctctctctctctctctctctctctctctctctctctctctctctctctctctatatatatatatatatatatatatatatatatatctcacacacacacacacacacacacacacacacacacacacacacacacacacacacacacacacatctgaaaggGTGTGAGCTTAAATGGGCGATGTTCTGTCTCTTGCACAATTCTAGTCGTTGCCTTTCGTAATCTTCTTTGTCCTTTCCTAGTGTTACACCAGTAACCAATCCCTGTAGTTGGCGATGTGAGAACCAATGGGTTATAATGCAAAATTCCAGCCTTTATTTTAGTGGTCAGATgtaatatctttctctctttccctctgtgtgtgtgtgtgtgtgtgtgtgtgtgtgtgtgtgtgtgtgtgtgtgtgtgtgtgtgtgtgtgtgtgtgtgcgtgtgcgtgggtttgtgcatgcgtgcgtgagtgcgtgtgtgtcccacCCTTCCTGTTGATGAGGTGTGTGCTAACCAAAAGAGGGGAAGAGCCCATTCTCATTTCCCCTTGTTGAGAAACATACTTGAAGCTAACCCCAAAACAAGAGAAAAACACAactcagaacacagaacacagaacacagaatctAAGTAGGAGTACATAAAAgtacataagagagagagagagagagagagagagagagagagagagagagagagagagagagagagagagagagagagagagagagagagagagagagagagagagagagagagagagagggagagagagagagagagagagagatgcccaaAATACAATATATGATAGGATGCTGCTGACAGTACTGCTTTCAAAGACCTCTGCTGAGAAACTCATTTGAACACTCAAAACAAGAAAATGTCAAAAAGAAATACAGAATCCAATATCTGACTGGGAGAACATAAATCAAAAAGCTGATAGCCTGTTTCGCCAATCAGTTTCAGTGGACTGGGTTTGGTTTTGTGCTTTTCAACAGAGGAAGGACTTACCCCTGAaggatacagtaggcctaccaatagcTCCATGGAATTGGATTTTACTTTTTGTCTACGAACATTTGCAAATTGCCCTGACATAAACATCATGCTATACACATAGTATGGCCAACACATTATAATAAGGCTTGCATAAAAAagttaactaatgatgaacaaaacattaaaacaattgtaaatgactgggaaatgttgtGTTCGTGTTTTACatttatataaaatataatttTGTAGATATTTAATAAAACATTAATACAATTTAGTAAATGgacatttgtttatgttttgttcatcataagtCTTTTTAATGCcttttatgcatcccttattataaagtTACCATAGCATGTTACATATAAGTACTAGgtctactgtatgtgcactgtCTAATTACAATAACTAAAATACAATGAATTAATTAGTCATGACACAGTATGAGAGACACCAAACTGTCTTTCACCTCATCACCTGCACTTGTGTCATGCATGTCGCGCTACTCTTTCAGAGAGAAAGATTAGGCGAGGGAGTGGATTTCATTCCTCATGAATGTATTCACTGTGCTCTCGAAATAATGCACATTTGCTAGCTTTCTGAGCACAGGACAAGTGTGTGCTGAAGTGTTTCTCTCACATCATAAGcatcatattacacacacacgcacgcacgcacgcacgcacgcacgcacgcacacacacacacacacacacacacacacacacacacacacacacacacacacacacacacacacacacacagcaacacacgcaCAGCATTGCTCTGGTATGAGAGTCAAGAGAGACGCAATGAAGGATTCGAACACACAGGGAGGCACAGCAGTCAAGTCAATACAATGGAGCAGCTGTTAGTTAACAGCTGCCGGTCATGCTTATTTAACACAGCAGGCCAGCAGGCCCCCTaaccttacacgcacacacacacacgcacagacacacgcacgcacacacacacaccaaatttctTCCCTGCAAGAGGACTTCATATAGCTCAGACCAGAAAACGTTTGTCTgcatggcgtgcgtgtgtgtgtgcctgcgagagagacagagacagacagagaccgagagaggctATGTCTTTAGAAGGGAGAAAATACTGCTTTTGTTCTAAAAGCTAAGTTTAAAAAGACTGTTTCCCCAGACCAAGCCAAGTCTACTACAAGACTTCTCTCATTATAGCTTTAGATGAGCAAATTCCGACATGGATTGATTTCTAATTTAGCAATTTAATAAGCAATTCAATAAGGGCACGTTTCATCTGCACAGAGGGCCtttgcacgtgagtgtgtgtatgtgtgtgagtgggtatgtctgtctgtaggcttgccatgttttttttctgtgattaTTCCAGCAGCTGAAAGACAAAAACAGGATGTGGTGTGCATCGTCATAGCGATGATGAGCCGTCCCTTTCAGCCAATGGTGCTCTGGCCCCCAAAAGTTTGAACAGAGAGAAAACCCACTGACTGCAGACAATGAATGCCGACTACACACGGAGGCAGACAAGACAGCAGAACAAAAAGGCACGGAGGCCAGACTGAATAATAGAGATCTCTATAACTCAGCAACCCTCTGAGAAGTCTAAAAGCCCAGAACGGATACTAGGGCCGTAAAGTGTTGGACAGAATGACAGTACTGCCCAGCAGCCAGTGACACTGTTGTTAtgaataaagggagagagagagagggagagagagagagagagagagagagagagagagagagagagagagagagtcagagtcaaAACATTCAAATCTACAAGCTGTGAACGGCAAGCCTACAAAAATAACCCTCACGTTCTTCCCTCCTTTTTTTTCAAACTCCCTCAAGTCTCTCGCCTTCCCTCCTTCTGTTTCacaacacacactccttctctttTGGCTCCAGGATTTGAAAACTTGGCACAGGGCCATACGGCTTCCCTCAAAAAACTATTCACGTGCAGAGTGCACGTGGGCCCCACTCCCTCTCGCCTGTAGCCTTCTAGTAGCCAAACCTCCAAGTTTCCGTCTGCACTCATTCCTACTCTTTTTCTGCCTGGCCTGGTGTCCTTTAGTTTATGCTAGAGTTAGCCTCCAGCGCTACGAAAACTGCATTGACAATCAGCTCACAATGCCTTCCCTTTTGCCTTTCTGCATGCATAAATGCATGAAAACACAAATCTCATACGGACACATTCACAGTTCAAAACACTggcgtcactctctctctcactcacattcacacacacacacacacacacacagggtggaagGTCCTGCTAGAGCACGTCATGAGGAGTGGCTGTGAGTAGAGGCCCTCCCCTGTCAAGCAGTTCAGGAATTTGTGtgggggcacgtgtgtgtgtatgtgcaaatgtgtgcgtgtgtgtgtggtgtgtgggggcaCGTGCATAAACGACTCCAGGCTAATAGCTTGGCGGGAGGATTTGAAAATAGGAGTGAAAAACAAGCCGTGTATGTCTGCTAGAGGCCGTGAGAGACTGCCGTTTGTGTTTTCGTAAAACTGGGTTGGGTGTTTCAGCCCTTCCTGAGATTGATGGACAAAGTAAACCAGTTTTAGCACTAAAATAAAATGAGGAAGCAGACTAATAAAAACCTAGATTTCTAAAATGGTGCAGACAGACATAGGGgctgttcatacatacccgggtatttggATAAACGTAGATCTTTCCCTTcatttgtgcctttcgttcacaaacaaactgaggtttttcctctttctttaaaaaagaaaaaaaacctcagcacaaaggcttaacatatttatgacagctctcagcagCATATTTGCCTATGATGTAAAtgaaaatattttgaaaaaaaatgttcatttATCAAAATACCAGGGTATGTATGAACAGGCCCATAGTCTGGCATCCTCATACTAATTTCACCTACAGAGGGTCTACAGATGCCTTATTGAGCACTGATTGGACCAGATTTAGTGTTATTTAAACTAATAAGCCATCATTTCTTTGAagtacaaacaaaacaacaaataaatccATTCTGGCTGTTTATTTTTTCCCCACCTCCACACACTGAATCTCAGTTTTCACAGACCATCTCGGCCACACATCTCATTCAAAAACACACAGGAATTGTATACACACATCCAAAATGTACAGCAATATTTATGCAATTACAAAAGCGAAGAAAAATACACTGTACAGAAGAGGTCTCTGGTGGATGGGGACCATGTGAGAAATTAAGAAAAATATAAAACCAAATACAAATTCAGAGACCGAATCAAATTTACAAACATTTCAGGCTGTCCTGCAGCATTCCAAATAGGTCAAATGCACTTCTCTAGGTGGAATACTTTTTGGTCAgtcattaaattaaaaaaaagaaaaaaaaaagaaaagctctcTCACCCAGACAAGTCTCGTCCCTCACCCCTCCCTCAAAATATTCAAGTTTTTCAGTAATGTGTGAGACACGGGTTAGTTCACTACATAGCTCCCCTTCAGTGCAAaagcaggaggagggggaagggaagAGACCGCTGGTGGAGTTAGTGGTTAGCAgattgcatgcgtgtgcgtgcgtgtctgtgtgtatgtctgcgtgtgtgcactcacagccgtttgcttgtgtgcgtacttgtgtgtgtgcgcgtacgtgcgtggtACACATGGCGTCAACCTTCTTGGAGTGAAATATGAGGATTAATAATTTATATGATAAATATTTCAGGGAAAACTGGGCCCTGCTAAATAAATAATTCTAATAGATACTAGCAATAATCAGAATAACCTGCACACTAGATCTCCATGACAAGTGAACACGCACGAGCAGgggctcgcatgcacacacacacacgagaatacTCAGCAAAACCTTCAGAACAGTGTAGAGCACACACAAATCAATATCGCATCTCACAGTGGCAGTGGAGAATAACAAAGTAGCCAAAttgtaaaaaaagacaaaagcaaaagatatttaaaaaaaaaaaaaaacttcaattgaTATTAGCACTAAAAACAATTCAAAACCAAACGAAGAAGTGCTAATTTTTGTTaccttttttccttcctttctggattttttttggatGGATGATTACACCTGAGCATCAACTTCTAAAATACAGACCACGTACAAACTGGCATGTGTGTATTgcacatgtgtttgagtgtgtgcgcgtgtgtgtgtttgtgttattaaAACCGAATGCACAAGAGTGTGCTGAAGTAgactgttgtttaaaaaaaaatggcagtgACCGGGTTAAGGGGAGTGTTTAAGTGTTACATGGCGTGTGTTTCAGTCAGAGCTTTTTCAGACGGCTGTAAAGATCCCTTTTGCTGCGTTCCCCTGCCCACG
This is a stretch of genomic DNA from Engraulis encrasicolus isolate BLACKSEA-1 chromosome 19, IST_EnEncr_1.0, whole genome shotgun sequence. It encodes these proteins:
- the ap5s1 gene encoding AP-5 complex subunit sigma-1; translation: MVYSFLIHTVCSVNALSAGGSRVLYSRVFGPEDNSETDPERRRLLQKERHLALARRVRTAISLHRDAAGSPCVECVLGEEAVALGEADFGVLRLTAGEPFPAEHTALWLGVQNLAFTMVCEMHENLLLAEGTLRNLARHCMEELRLLGHGSEILLKRDRIDAMLQRYLPHGQLLFLNHRFTHLLDKELSAYGNK